Proteins co-encoded in one Alphaproteobacteria bacterium SS10 genomic window:
- a CDS encoding VWA domain-containing protein — translation MGRRRRRSTRGGFVARLLGAMTPIFIGIFVLVMLVDGIFNDNQLLSEDPDQRSADQATRAAFAWAGGVGVGAELASALDNNRVRRNYLLAIDASGSMEDNDNCAPSGQSKFSVVAPAVSSFLDSVSPDDYVGLIAFQRDEASLLRPLGPPRKDEMLQAISTITPGGRTPIGATLVLAKSVLEARAAAQAGYGEYTIVLVTDGAATDQEMMDRMLSDITLETPIIIQTIGFCLRRSHALNDPSRVIYRAADDGQALSQGLAAAVAEASDFDASDFEQLN, via the coding sequence ATGGGACGTCGTCGCCGCCGCTCAACCCGGGGTGGTTTTGTCGCCCGATTACTAGGCGCCATGACACCGATTTTCATCGGTATCTTTGTGCTGGTGATGCTGGTCGATGGGATCTTCAACGATAACCAGCTGTTGAGCGAGGACCCCGATCAACGCTCTGCCGACCAGGCGACCCGCGCTGCATTTGCGTGGGCTGGCGGCGTTGGTGTGGGCGCTGAGCTTGCATCCGCGCTCGATAACAATCGGGTACGCCGCAACTACCTGCTCGCGATTGATGCTAGCGGATCCATGGAAGACAACGACAATTGCGCGCCATCTGGGCAGAGCAAGTTCTCCGTCGTGGCGCCGGCGGTTAGCAGCTTCCTCGATAGTGTTAGCCCCGACGATTATGTCGGCCTGATTGCCTTCCAACGGGATGAGGCAAGCCTGCTGCGCCCACTCGGTCCACCACGTAAGGATGAGATGCTGCAGGCGATTAGCACCATCACCCCAGGTGGCCGGACACCAATTGGTGCCACGCTCGTGCTTGCGAAGTCCGTGTTGGAAGCGCGTGCCGCGGCACAGGCTGGCTATGGTGAGTATACGATTGTGCTGGTAACCGATGGGGCCGCAACCGATCAGGAGATGATGGACCGGATGTTAAGCGACATCACGCTTGAGACCCCGATCATCATTCAAACCATTGGCTTCTGCCTGCGCCGCTCTCACGCGCTCAATGATCCCAGCCGGGTGATTTATCGGGCGGCTGATGACGGTCAAGCGTTGAGCCAAGGGCTCGCTGCCGCCGTCGCTGAGGCTAGCGATTTCGATGCGTCCGACTTTGAGCAGCTGAACTGA
- a CDS encoding Lrp/AsnC family transcriptional regulator gives MAEMDRFDRQILDALQDNARLSNVQLAELVGLSPSACSRRIQSLEDAGVISGYRAVLNREAIGLPMTVLVNVSIQTLSRDQMDAFEEAVGNIPELLVCYLVSGSSDYLLRIAARDLGDFERIHTEHLAALPYVSRIESNFALREVVNRAP, from the coding sequence ATGGCTGAAATGGACCGTTTTGACCGGCAGATTCTGGACGCTTTGCAGGACAATGCGCGGCTAAGCAATGTGCAGCTGGCCGAGCTTGTCGGGCTATCGCCATCTGCGTGTTCCCGTCGCATTCAATCGCTTGAGGATGCCGGGGTTATCTCTGGCTATCGCGCGGTCCTAAACCGGGAGGCGATTGGCCTGCCGATGACGGTGCTGGTCAATGTTTCAATCCAAACCCTAAGTCGCGATCAAATGGATGCATTTGAGGAGGCCGTGGGCAATATCCCAGAGCTTTTGGTTTGCTATCTCGTCTCTGGCAGTAGTGATTACCTGTTAAGGATTGCCGCCCGTGACCTCGGTGATTTTGAGCGGATCCACACTGAGCATCTGGCTGCGCTGCCCTATGTTTCGCGGATTGAGTCTAATTTTGCCCTGCGCGAGGTGGTTAACCGCGCGCCTTAA
- the ald gene encoding alanine dehydrogenase produces the protein MRVGCPKEIKNHEYRVGLTPAAVREYVAHGHEVLIETKAGAGIGADDDAYRKAGAKIVDTAAEIFAKSDMVVKVKEPQEAEFKQLRAGQILYTYLHLAADRPQTEGLMASGCTAIAYETVTGATGGLPLLAPMSEVAGRLSIQAAARSLEAHAGGEGLLLGGVPGVAPAKVTVIGGGVVGTQAAKMAVGLGAEVSILDRSLPRLRQLDDQFGGRIHTLYSTTEAIASEVAAADVVIGSVLIPGASAPKLVTAEMIKTMRPGTVVVDVAIDQGGCFETSHATTHAAPTYVVDGVIHYCVANMPGAVPKTSSYALGNATLHYGLMLADHGLEAMIRDPHLRAGLNVHKGQVVNQQVAESLSLDYCDPAKALAA, from the coding sequence ATGCGTGTCGGCTGCCCTAAGGAAATCAAGAACCACGAATACCGCGTTGGCCTTACCCCGGCCGCTGTCCGTGAATACGTCGCCCACGGCCATGAGGTACTGATTGAAACCAAGGCTGGTGCTGGCATTGGCGCCGATGATGACGCCTACCGTAAGGCAGGCGCCAAGATCGTTGATACCGCCGCTGAAATCTTCGCGAAGTCAGACATGGTGGTGAAGGTTAAGGAGCCACAGGAAGCTGAGTTCAAACAGCTACGCGCCGGTCAAATCCTCTACACTTACCTGCACCTGGCAGCTGACCGCCCACAGACTGAAGGCTTGATGGCCAGCGGTTGCACGGCGATTGCCTACGAGACTGTCACTGGCGCCACCGGCGGCCTGCCGCTTCTGGCCCCGATGTCTGAGGTTGCTGGACGCCTTTCAATTCAAGCGGCGGCGCGTTCCCTTGAGGCCCATGCGGGTGGTGAGGGCCTGTTGCTGGGTGGCGTGCCGGGTGTGGCGCCTGCCAAGGTAACTGTCATTGGCGGCGGTGTCGTTGGCACCCAAGCGGCCAAGATGGCTGTCGGCCTCGGTGCTGAGGTTAGCATCCTCGACCGCTCCCTACCCCGCCTACGCCAGTTGGATGACCAGTTTGGTGGCCGTATCCACACGCTTTACTCGACCACTGAGGCAATTGCCTCTGAGGTTGCAGCAGCAGATGTGGTGATTGGCTCTGTCCTCATCCCGGGCGCCAGTGCGCCCAAGCTGGTGACGGCAGAGATGATCAAGACCATGCGCCCAGGTACCGTGGTGGTTGATGTGGCCATCGACCAGGGTGGCTGCTTTGAAACCTCCCACGCTACAACCCATGCTGCCCCAACCTATGTTGTTGATGGCGTGATCCATTACTGCGTCGCCAACATGCCGGGTGCCGTGCCAAAGACGTCGAGCTATGCCCTCGGCAATGCCACCCTTCATTACGGCCTGATGCTGGCTGACCATGGCCTGGAAGCTATGATCCGTGACCCGCATCTACGTGCCGGCCTCAACGTTCATAAGGGCCAGGTCGTGAACCAGCAGGTGGCGGAGAGCCTATCGCTCGATTACTGCGATCCGGCGAAGGCGTTAGCCGCGTAA
- a CDS encoding OmpA family protein, translating to MTNALTNPKAGPWSRRRLLRLMLGLGIVGGATGYVGLSGVQYQKRRVRRWIVAFDGNVPNEDGAAMLQTALDDAKLRLDQPIRVVGHTGTVGAAAAKRAQSETRAEAVRDALVDGGIDHNRIAVTALSDQAPLEQQPGESRRAYERRLQRVEILVGSVGG from the coding sequence ATGACCAACGCACTCACTAATCCCAAGGCTGGACCTTGGTCCCGACGTCGCTTACTGCGCCTGATGCTTGGTTTGGGCATCGTCGGTGGCGCCACCGGCTATGTCGGTTTAAGCGGTGTCCAGTATCAGAAGCGTCGAGTGCGTCGCTGGATCGTTGCCTTTGACGGCAATGTGCCGAATGAGGATGGCGCCGCCATGCTGCAAACGGCACTAGACGACGCCAAGCTGCGCCTTGATCAGCCAATCCGGGTTGTTGGCCATACTGGCACCGTTGGCGCCGCTGCCGCCAAGCGCGCGCAGTCTGAGACGCGGGCCGAGGCGGTGCGCGATGCGCTGGTTGATGGCGGCATTGACCATAACCGTATTGCTGTCACGGCCCTGTCCGATCAGGCGCCACTTGAGCAACAGCCAGGTGAGAGCCGCCGTGCCTATGAACGGCGGTTGCAGCGGGTTGAAATCCTGGTCGGCAGCGTTGGTGGCTAA
- a CDS encoding nitrate ABC transporter substrate-binding protein, which translates to MSSFAVRSIRRAGLPLALLALVAFMASTGARDAGAVEYVNPAPMKDRVQASARDCRPVDTLAVPMITWGADAIAINANGAPSTQTGTLFDEAGLDVRLYREDVFAEQVRAYLNCDSPFLRATTGMAALATDVTEADPRTAMVPVAQLSWSAGGDALVVRGDLCCKIEALRGATIAIQQDGPHIDYMAKLLQDAGLSVDDVTIRWTRDLTGLTGSTPGEAFVEDQSVDAAFVILPDAEALVSGGLYGPVVKNARLAASTRSANRIIADQYFVRADFLRSNPEIVSQFVNALLRSEERVRELLTQQGAASSQLARQSATMLLDDVAAAEDMVLLYLDAETIGVRGNRDFYEDRSNPRRFEAVMGQAQSALAGLGLIDQVRPISLPSEIVSGWSVDALSQGVVSPDRAAPSFNPAAVNQVISAKQAQGTLDDATLFEFEIRFEPNQREFPSDIYRDDFSRVVDLSSTYAGAVMVIEGHSDPLGYLKARRSNVGQVALQRQARAALNLSIERANSVRDSLINYAGGEGIQLDPAQFETLGLGFREPRTGLETDGVTPRAPASKAEWLSNMRVVFRLIAVEAEAAQFTLLD; encoded by the coding sequence ATGTCGTCTTTTGCTGTGCGGTCTATCCGCCGTGCCGGTTTGCCGCTGGCCTTACTGGCGTTGGTTGCGTTTATGGCCTCCACCGGTGCTCGCGATGCGGGTGCCGTTGAGTATGTAAACCCGGCACCAATGAAGGATCGGGTTCAGGCCTCCGCCCGGGATTGCCGACCAGTTGATACGCTGGCCGTGCCGATGATCACCTGGGGCGCTGATGCTATTGCCATTAACGCCAATGGGGCGCCCTCAACCCAAACCGGCACCCTGTTTGATGAGGCTGGCCTCGATGTCCGCCTATATCGTGAGGATGTGTTTGCCGAGCAGGTGCGCGCCTATCTGAACTGTGACAGCCCATTTCTGCGGGCCACAACCGGCATGGCGGCCCTCGCAACCGATGTGACAGAGGCCGACCCACGCACCGCCATGGTGCCAGTTGCCCAGCTATCGTGGTCAGCCGGGGGTGACGCCTTGGTGGTTCGCGGTGACCTGTGCTGCAAGATTGAGGCGCTACGCGGTGCAACCATCGCGATTCAGCAGGATGGCCCACATATCGATTACATGGCCAAGCTGCTTCAGGATGCGGGCTTGTCCGTTGATGACGTAACGATCCGATGGACCCGTGACCTAACCGGCCTCACCGGCTCTACCCCTGGTGAAGCCTTCGTCGAAGATCAGAGTGTTGATGCGGCCTTTGTCATCCTGCCGGACGCCGAGGCGCTGGTAAGTGGTGGCCTCTACGGTCCGGTGGTTAAGAATGCCCGGTTGGCAGCCTCAACCCGCTCAGCGAACCGGATTATCGCTGACCAGTATTTTGTCCGTGCGGACTTCCTGCGTAGCAACCCTGAGATTGTCTCCCAGTTTGTGAATGCCTTGCTGCGATCAGAGGAGCGGGTGCGTGAGCTGTTGACCCAGCAGGGCGCTGCAAGCAGTCAGCTAGCCCGCCAATCGGCCACCATGCTGCTCGATGATGTGGCGGCGGCCGAGGATATGGTCCTGCTTTACCTTGATGCCGAGACTATTGGCGTGCGTGGTAACCGCGACTTCTATGAGGATCGCAGCAATCCACGCCGGTTTGAGGCAGTAATGGGCCAGGCGCAATCGGCGCTGGCTGGGCTAGGCCTCATTGATCAGGTTCGCCCGATCTCACTACCGTCTGAGATTGTCTCCGGCTGGTCTGTGGACGCCCTATCGCAAGGGGTTGTGAGCCCAGATCGGGCGGCGCCCAGCTTTAACCCAGCTGCAGTGAACCAGGTCATCTCTGCCAAACAGGCACAAGGCACCCTGGACGATGCCACCTTGTTCGAGTTTGAGATCCGGTTTGAACCAAACCAGCGGGAGTTCCCGTCTGACATTTACCGCGATGATTTCAGCCGCGTGGTTGACCTGTCATCCACCTATGCCGGTGCGGTGATGGTGATCGAGGGGCATAGCGACCCACTCGGCTACCTGAAGGCGCGGCGCTCAAATGTCGGGCAGGTGGCCTTGCAGCGCCAGGCGCGTGCGGCCCTGAACCTGTCAATTGAGCGCGCCAACTCTGTTCGGGATAGCTTGATCAACTATGCCGGGGGTGAGGGTATTCAGCTCGACCCCGCACAGTTTGAAACGCTAGGCCTCGGCTTCCGTGAGCCGCGAACCGGTCTGGAGACGGACGGGGTTACGCCACGTGCCCCGGCAAGTAAGGCAGAGTGGCTATCAAACATGCGTGTTGTGTTCCGCCTGATCGCCGTTGAGGCAGAGGCCGCACAGTTCACCCTATTGGATTGA